Proteins from a single region of Pseudomonas ekonensis:
- a CDS encoding alpha/beta fold hydrolase: MPFFTVDGQALHYTDQGSGPAVLLAGSYLWDEAMWAPQIAALSPHYRVIALDLWGHGGSGRLPEGTASLDDIARQALALLDHLDIDRVTLVGLSVGGMWGVRLALSAPQRLNGLVLMDTYVGVEPEATRQYYFSLFKQIEESGAISEQLLDIVVPIFFRPGIDRQSPLYRDFRAKLAGYSPQRLRESIVPMGRITFGRNDLLPRLGELDAATTLVVCGDQDKPRPPSEAQEMAELIGCPCVLVPEAGHISNLENPAFVTEVLFTFLSERNR, from the coding sequence ATGCCCTTTTTCACGGTGGACGGACAAGCGCTGCACTACACGGATCAAGGCTCGGGCCCGGCGGTGCTGCTGGCCGGCAGCTACCTGTGGGACGAGGCCATGTGGGCGCCGCAGATCGCCGCGCTGTCGCCGCACTACCGGGTGATCGCATTGGACCTGTGGGGCCACGGCGGGTCCGGGCGCTTGCCCGAAGGCACCGCGTCGCTGGACGACATCGCCCGCCAGGCCCTGGCGTTGCTCGATCACCTGGACATCGACCGGGTCACCCTCGTCGGCCTGTCGGTGGGCGGCATGTGGGGCGTGCGCCTGGCGCTGTCGGCGCCGCAGCGGCTCAACGGGCTGGTGCTGATGGACACCTACGTCGGCGTCGAGCCGGAGGCGACCCGTCAGTACTACTTCTCCCTGTTCAAGCAGATCGAAGAGAGCGGCGCGATTTCCGAGCAACTGCTGGACATCGTCGTGCCGATCTTCTTCCGCCCGGGCATCGACCGCCAGTCGCCGCTGTACCGGGACTTTCGCGCGAAACTGGCGGGCTACTCGCCGCAGCGCCTGCGCGAAAGCATCGTGCCGATGGGGCGCATCACCTTCGGGCGTAATGATTTGCTGCCGCGTCTCGGGGAACTGGATGCAGCGACCACGCTGGTGGTGTGCGGCGACCAGGACAAACCGCGTCCGCCGTCGGAGGCACAGGAAATGGCGGAGCTGATCGGCTGCCCGTGTGTGCTGGTGCCGGAGGCGGGACACATCTCCAACCTTGAGAACCCGGCGTTCGTGACCGAAGTGCTGTTCACGTTCCTCAGCGAGCGCAACCGCTAG
- the dsbG gene encoding thiol:disulfide interchange protein DsbG: MPRLRHLLTLTLGAALLHLPSVQAAEELPDAIKKIEAKGAKIVGRFDAPDGLRGYAAQYQNRGMALYLTPDGKHVLLGNLYDAEGNDLSSEPLQKLVYAPMAKEIWGKFEASNWIQDGNKDAPRTVYLFSDPNCPYCNMFWEQARPWVKAGKVQLRHIMVGIIREDSPGKSAALLAAKDPAKALEDHEKAGKGSSLKALKEVPAAVQAKLEANMQLMDELELQATPAIFYMDDKGDLQQQQGAPAPDKLAKILGPR; encoded by the coding sequence ATGCCCCGCCTCCGCCACCTGCTGACGCTGACCCTGGGCGCTGCCCTGCTGCATCTGCCGTCCGTGCAGGCCGCTGAAGAACTGCCCGACGCGATCAAGAAGATCGAAGCCAAGGGCGCGAAGATCGTCGGCCGCTTCGATGCCCCGGACGGCCTGCGCGGCTATGCGGCGCAGTACCAGAACCGTGGCATGGCGCTGTACCTGACGCCCGACGGCAAGCACGTGCTGCTGGGCAACCTGTACGACGCCGAGGGCAATGACCTGAGCAGCGAGCCGTTGCAGAAGCTGGTCTACGCGCCGATGGCCAAGGAGATCTGGGGCAAGTTCGAGGCGAGCAACTGGATTCAGGACGGCAACAAGGACGCCCCGCGCACCGTGTACCTGTTCAGCGACCCGAACTGCCCGTACTGCAACATGTTCTGGGAGCAGGCCCGCCCCTGGGTCAAGGCCGGCAAGGTGCAACTGCGCCACATCATGGTCGGCATCATCCGCGAGGACAGCCCGGGCAAATCCGCCGCGTTGCTGGCGGCCAAGGATCCGGCCAAGGCCCTGGAAGACCACGAAAAGGCCGGCAAGGGCAGCTCGCTCAAGGCGCTGAAGGAAGTGCCGGCGGCGGTGCAGGCCAAACTGGAAGCGAACATGCAACTGATGGACGAGCTGGAATTGCAGGCCACCCCGGCGATCTTCTACATGGACGACAAGGGCGACCTGCAGCAACAGCAGGGGGCGCCGGCGCCGGACAAACTGGCGAAGATCCTGGGGCCCAGGTAA
- a CDS encoding TlpA family protein disulfide reductase: protein MLTFTLGTFAIALNHLLLISALALATFVGWRVAKRGGDNPESALFSLFLLGLLAARIAFVAVYWGHYRSDPWQIIDLRDGGFLAWPGVIALLLAALYRGWRRPGLRRPLGFGVASGVGFWLLATLALGIYEQGTRLPQITLRNAAGETVELTDYRGGPLVINLWATWCPPCRREMPVLENAQQQRPDLTFLFVNQAESMQSVATFLETQGLSLNNVLFDRSGRLGQAVGSMALPTTLFYSPDGRLLGSHLGELSNASLARALENFDTPDSNPNAAPATSARKLPCPASATC, encoded by the coding sequence ATGCTGACCTTCACCCTCGGCACCTTTGCCATCGCGCTCAACCACCTGCTGCTGATCAGTGCATTGGCGCTGGCGACGTTCGTCGGCTGGCGGGTGGCCAAGCGTGGCGGGGACAATCCCGAGTCGGCGCTGTTCAGCCTGTTCCTGCTCGGCCTGCTGGCGGCGCGCATCGCGTTCGTGGCCGTGTACTGGGGCCATTACCGCAGCGATCCCTGGCAGATCATCGACCTGCGCGACGGCGGCTTCCTCGCCTGGCCGGGCGTGATCGCGCTGCTGCTCGCCGCGCTGTACCGCGGCTGGCGCCGGCCGGGCCTGCGCCGTCCGCTGGGCTTCGGCGTGGCCAGCGGCGTGGGCTTCTGGCTGCTGGCGACCCTGGCGCTGGGCATCTATGAACAAGGCACGCGCCTGCCGCAGATCACCCTGCGCAACGCCGCCGGGGAAACCGTGGAACTGACCGACTACCGGGGCGGGCCGCTGGTGATCAACCTGTGGGCCACCTGGTGCCCGCCGTGCCGGCGGGAAATGCCGGTGCTGGAGAACGCCCAGCAGCAACGCCCGGACCTGACGTTCCTGTTCGTCAACCAGGCCGAGAGCATGCAGAGCGTGGCCACCTTTCTTGAGACCCAGGGCCTGAGCCTGAACAACGTCTTGTTCGACCGCAGCGGGCGCCTGGGTCAGGCCGTGGGTTCCATGGCCTTGCCGACCACCTTGTTCTACAGTCCGGACGGGCGCCTGCTGGGCAGCCACCTAGGCGAGCTGTCGAACGCCAGCCTGGCCCGCGCCCTGGAAAACTTCGACACCCCCGATTCGAACCCGAACGCCGCACCGGCCACCTCTGCAAGGAAACTGCCATGCCCCGCCTCCGCCACCTGCTGA
- the dsbD gene encoding protein-disulfide reductase DsbD encodes MRHFFLFFALLISTLAQAGNNPFDAKPEFLPVDKAFVLTSERLESGETQLFWQIADGYYLYQKRLKFDGLSADRQPALPEGESHSDEFFGEQPVYRQGLELKIPAGASGQVKVSYQGCADAGLCYPPQTRVIDLGGQATPTTGTEAPDQALASGLQQRALGWSLLVFFGLGLLLAFTPCSLPMLPILAGMIVGSGATPRRGFALAGSYVVCMALVYAAMGVVAASLGANLQAWLQNPWLLGAFAAIFVVLALPMFGFFELQLPVALRDRLEHASRSRTGGSLVGAGVLGALSGLLVGPCMTAPLAGALLYIAQSGNAVHGGLILFALGIGIGVPLLVLVTVGNRFLPKPGAWMNLLKGVFGFLFLATALLMLRPVLDPVLWLGLCGALLLIAAYSAWKQSEGFGRVAHVFGASSLLLGLWGSLLVVGAAGGSDDPYRPLQVYSAARAGAAAADGHEAFTTIKDSAALARELDAAKARGQWVMLDYYADWCVSCKVMEKQVFGQARVMQALSDVRLLRIDVTADNAASRELLGRYKVPGPPSFVWIGADGEERRGRRITGEMSADAFLQHWTITRDAR; translated from the coding sequence GTTCGACGCCAAGCCCGAATTCCTGCCGGTGGACAAGGCGTTCGTGCTGACGTCCGAACGCCTGGAATCCGGCGAAACCCAGCTGTTCTGGCAAATCGCCGACGGCTATTACCTGTATCAGAAACGTCTGAAATTCGATGGCCTGAGCGCCGACCGGCAGCCGGCCCTGCCGGAGGGCGAGTCCCACAGCGACGAGTTTTTCGGTGAGCAACCGGTGTACCGCCAGGGCCTGGAACTGAAGATCCCGGCCGGCGCCAGCGGTCAAGTCAAGGTCAGTTACCAAGGCTGCGCCGACGCCGGCCTGTGCTATCCGCCGCAGACCCGGGTCATCGACCTTGGCGGTCAGGCAACGCCTACCACGGGCACTGAGGCGCCGGATCAGGCCCTGGCCAGCGGCTTGCAGCAACGGGCGCTGGGCTGGAGCCTGCTGGTGTTCTTCGGCCTCGGGCTGCTGCTGGCGTTCACCCCGTGTTCGCTGCCGATGCTGCCGATCCTGGCGGGCATGATCGTCGGCAGCGGCGCCACCCCGCGACGCGGTTTTGCCCTGGCCGGCAGTTATGTGGTCTGCATGGCGCTGGTCTACGCGGCGATGGGCGTGGTGGCGGCTTCGCTGGGCGCCAACCTGCAGGCGTGGTTGCAGAACCCCTGGCTGCTGGGGGCTTTCGCGGCGATTTTCGTGGTGCTGGCGCTGCCGATGTTCGGGTTCTTCGAGCTGCAATTGCCGGTGGCGTTGCGCGACCGCCTGGAGCACGCCTCGCGCAGCCGCACCGGCGGCAGCCTGGTCGGCGCCGGGGTGCTGGGGGCGCTGTCCGGCCTGCTGGTCGGCCCGTGCATGACCGCTCCGCTGGCCGGCGCCCTGCTCTACATCGCCCAGAGCGGCAACGCCGTGCACGGCGGGCTGATCCTGTTCGCGCTCGGCATCGGCATCGGTGTGCCGCTGCTGGTGCTGGTGACGGTGGGCAACCGCTTCCTGCCAAAGCCCGGCGCCTGGATGAACCTGCTCAAAGGCGTGTTCGGTTTCCTGTTCCTCGCCACCGCGCTGCTGATGCTGCGCCCTGTGCTGGATCCCGTGCTGTGGCTGGGCCTGTGCGGCGCCCTGCTGCTGATCGCCGCGTACAGCGCCTGGAAACAATCCGAGGGCTTCGGCCGCGTCGCCCATGTGTTCGGTGCAAGTTCGCTGCTGCTGGGCCTGTGGGGCAGCCTGCTGGTGGTGGGAGCGGCCGGCGGCAGCGACGATCCGTACCGCCCCTTGCAGGTCTACAGCGCCGCACGCGCCGGCGCAGCGGCAGCCGACGGCCATGAGGCGTTCACCACGATCAAGGATTCCGCCGCCCTGGCCCGTGAGCTGGATGCGGCGAAGGCCCGGGGCCAGTGGGTGATGCTCGACTACTACGCCGACTGGTGCGTGTCGTGCAAGGTCATGGAAAAGCAGGTGTTCGGCCAGGCGCGGGTGATGCAGGCGCTGAGCGATGTGCGCTTGCTCCGGATCGACGTCACCGCCGACAATGCCGCCAGCCGTGAACTGCTCGGCCGCTACAAAGTGCCGGGGCCGCCGAGTTTCGTGTGGATCGGCGCCGACGGCGAAGAGCGGCGCGGCCGGCGCATCACCGGCGAGATGAGCGCCGACGCCTTCCTGCAACACTGGACCATCACCCGAGACGCCCGTTAA